One part of the Sneathia vaginalis genome encodes these proteins:
- the nifJ gene encoding pyruvate:ferredoxin (flavodoxin) oxidoreductase: MKLKTMDGNQAAAYIAYAFTELAAIYPITPSSTMSEYIDDWANKGKKNIFGQPVKLIEMQSEAGAIAVVHGALQSGALATTFTASQGLLLKIPNMFKISGELLPGVIHVASRSISTHALSIFCDHQDVYSARTTGFAILASGSVQEVMDIAPIAHLSTIKGRVPFMHFFDGFRTSHEIQKVDVLSYDDLKSLVDNDAIAKFRNRSLNPENPVIRGTSQTEDIFFQVRESQNLFYENLPDIVNDYMKKIKDLTGREYKPFVYHGAPDAEYIIIAMGSVTQTIREVVEYLVKKGMKVGAISVHLYRPFSTKYLFNVVPKTVKKIAVLDRTKEPGASEPLYLDIRNAFYASDLHPIIVGGRYGLSSKNTNPSHIMSIFENLFQDEPKNDFTIGIIDDVTFKSLATTKDFDIEKEDIECIFYGLGSDGTVSANKNTLKILGDHTDLYVQGFFSYDSKKEGGLTRSYVRISKKPINSPYLIEKPSFVSCSSFAYLTKYDLLENIKDGGIFLLNTLYDKETIKQKLPDDFKKKLAEKSIKLYIINATKMSFELKMGTKINTIMQSAFFKLINILDFETAKKYMKEFAKNVYSKKGTEFIQKNYDAIDLGDRVEEIEVNPAWKHLELIMKEMKLTTFMQKIMNPINSLHGNEIPVSAFKGYEDGTFMPGSSALEKRNIATMVPRWRPEACIQCNQCAFVCPHATIRPFLLDDEELKKVPNVIQTLKPVGRGMENYRFVIQVSPEDCTGCRACVDVCPVKNKALEMVPIEEEIENGTDQNARYIYENVTYKKTPLPDASVKGSQFKKPLFEFSGACAGCGETPYIKLLTQLYGENMIVANATGCSSIYTASAPSTAMTTNSCGRGPAWASSLFEDNAEYGYGLFEGSETVRREALTLISQAINEKIGSEQLQNELNIFFNEQNDENIRKLIEVLEKEKMNNEVLAKIYNYRRYLLKKSIWIIGGDGWAYDIGYGGLDHVLASGVNVNVLVLDTEVYSNTGGQASKATPLGGIAKFAAGGKRTNKKDLAALMMTYENVYVAKISMGANQNQTIKAFKEAYEYDGPSLIIAYCPCIEHGQKGGLSSQNEEKLAVEVGYWNLLRYNPSLIEKGKNPLQIDFKRPNWDKYQDFLMNENRFSRLVKENPSEAERILEINKNDAIKRFEYYERLSKLEY; encoded by the coding sequence ATGAAGTTGAAGACTATGGACGGTAATCAAGCCGCCGCATATATTGCTTATGCTTTCACAGAGCTTGCAGCTATATATCCTATTACACCTTCATCAACAATGTCAGAATACATTGATGATTGGGCTAATAAAGGAAAGAAAAACATCTTCGGTCAACCTGTAAAATTAATAGAAATGCAGTCTGAAGCAGGAGCTATTGCTGTTGTTCATGGTGCATTACAATCAGGAGCTTTAGCAACAACTTTTACAGCATCGCAAGGGTTATTATTAAAAATACCAAATATGTTCAAAATATCAGGTGAATTACTTCCAGGTGTTATACACGTAGCATCAAGAAGTATATCAACTCATGCCCTATCAATTTTTTGCGATCATCAAGATGTATATAGTGCAAGAACTACAGGATTTGCAATACTAGCGAGTGGCTCAGTACAAGAAGTTATGGATATTGCACCAATTGCACACTTATCTACCATAAAAGGAAGAGTACCTTTTATGCACTTTTTTGATGGATTTAGAACTTCACATGAAATACAAAAAGTAGATGTACTTTCATATGATGACCTTAAATCTTTAGTAGATAATGATGCAATAGCGAAATTTAGAAATAGATCACTAAACCCTGAAAACCCTGTTATACGTGGTACTTCACAAACTGAAGATATCTTTTTCCAAGTAAGAGAATCACAAAATCTTTTTTATGAAAATTTACCAGATATCGTTAATGATTACATGAAAAAAATTAAAGACTTAACTGGAAGAGAGTACAAACCCTTTGTATACCATGGTGCACCTGATGCAGAGTATATAATAATTGCAATGGGATCTGTAACACAAACAATTAGAGAAGTAGTAGAATATTTAGTAAAAAAAGGTATGAAAGTTGGAGCTATTAGCGTTCATTTATATAGACCTTTTTCTACAAAATATTTATTTAATGTAGTACCAAAAACAGTAAAAAAAATAGCTGTATTAGATAGAACAAAAGAACCAGGAGCTTCTGAGCCCCTATACCTTGATATACGTAACGCTTTTTATGCAAGCGACTTACATCCAATAATTGTTGGTGGTCGTTATGGATTATCATCTAAAAATACTAATCCTAGCCATATTATGAGCATCTTTGAAAACTTATTCCAAGATGAACCTAAAAATGATTTTACTATAGGTATAATAGATGATGTTACATTTAAATCACTAGCAACTACAAAGGATTTTGATATAGAAAAGGAAGATATAGAATGTATTTTTTATGGACTAGGTTCAGATGGAACTGTAAGTGCTAATAAGAATACACTAAAGATATTAGGTGACCATACAGACCTTTATGTTCAAGGTTTCTTCTCATATGATTCAAAAAAAGAAGGTGGATTAACCAGATCATATGTAAGGATTTCTAAAAAACCTATTAATTCACCATATTTAATAGAAAAGCCTAGTTTTGTAAGTTGTTCTAGCTTTGCATATTTAACAAAGTATGATCTTTTAGAAAATATTAAAGATGGTGGAATATTCTTACTTAATACACTATATGATAAAGAAACAATAAAACAAAAATTACCAGATGACTTTAAAAAGAAATTAGCTGAAAAATCTATTAAGTTGTATATTATAAACGCAACAAAAATGTCATTTGAATTAAAGATGGGAACAAAGATTAACACCATAATGCAGTCAGCATTCTTTAAATTAATAAATATACTAGATTTTGAAACAGCAAAAAAATATATGAAAGAATTTGCAAAAAATGTTTATTCAAAAAAAGGTACAGAATTTATACAAAAAAATTATGATGCTATAGACTTAGGAGATAGGGTAGAAGAAATAGAAGTAAATCCTGCATGGAAACATCTAGAATTAATTATGAAAGAAATGAAACTAACTACTTTCATGCAAAAGATAATGAATCCTATAAATTCATTACATGGTAATGAAATACCTGTATCAGCATTTAAAGGCTATGAAGACGGTACATTTATGCCTGGATCTAGTGCATTAGAAAAAAGAAATATTGCAACTATGGTGCCACGTTGGAGACCTGAGGCATGTATACAATGTAACCAATGTGCTTTTGTTTGCCCACATGCAACAATTAGACCTTTCCTTTTAGATGATGAGGAGTTAAAAAAAGTACCAAATGTTATACAAACTCTAAAACCTGTAGGTAGAGGAATGGAAAATTATAGATTTGTTATACAAGTTTCTCCTGAAGACTGTACTGGATGTAGAGCCTGTGTTGATGTATGTCCAGTAAAGAATAAGGCATTAGAAATGGTACCCATAGAAGAAGAAATTGAAAATGGTACAGATCAAAATGCAAGATATATATATGAGAATGTAACGTATAAGAAAACACCATTACCTGATGCATCAGTAAAAGGTTCTCAATTTAAAAAGCCTTTATTTGAATTTTCTGGTGCTTGTGCTGGTTGTGGTGAAACACCATATATTAAACTATTAACACAACTTTATGGTGAAAATATGATAGTTGCAAATGCAACTGGTTGTTCGTCTATATACACTGCATCTGCACCTTCAACTGCTATGACAACAAATAGTTGTGGTAGAGGACCAGCATGGGCTTCAAGCTTATTTGAAGATAATGCTGAATATGGATATGGACTATTTGAAGGTAGTGAAACGGTAAGAAGAGAAGCACTTACCCTCATATCTCAAGCAATTAACGAAAAAATTGGTAGTGAACAACTACAAAATGAACTTAATATTTTCTTCAATGAACAAAATGATGAAAATATAAGAAAATTAATCGAAGTGTTAGAAAAAGAAAAAATGAATAACGAAGTATTAGCTAAGATATATAACTATAGACGCTATTTACTAAAAAAATCAATATGGATTATAGGTGGTGATGGATGGGCATATGACATTGGATATGGTGGATTAGACCATGTACTTGCTAGTGGTGTAAACGTTAATGTGTTAGTACTTGATACAGAAGTTTACTCAAATACAGGCGGTCAAGCATCTAAGGCTACACCTCTTGGTGGTATAGCAAAATTTGCTGCTGGTGGTAAAAGAACTAATAAGAAGGACTTAGCCGCACTAATGATGACATATGAAAATGTTTATGTTGCCAAAATTTCCATGGGTGCAAACCAAAATCAAACCATTAAAGCTTTTAAAGAAGCTTATGAATATGATGGTCCATCACTAATAATTGCATATTGTCCATGTATAGAACATGGTCAAAAAGGTGGTTTATCTAGCCAAAATGAAGAAAAACTCGCAGTTGAAGTTGGATATTGGAATCTATTGAGATATAACCCTTCTTTAATAGAAAAGGGTAAAAACCCCCTACAAATAGATTTTAAACGTCCTAATTGGGATAAGTACCAAGACTTCTTAATGAATGAAAATAGATTTTCACGTCTAGTTAAGGAAAATCCTAGTGAAGCAGAACGTATACTAGAAATTAATAAAAATGATGCTATAAAACGTTTTGAATATTATGAAAGATTGTCCAAACTAGAGTATTAG
- a CDS encoding DUF819 domain-containing protein, whose translation MILGDNIWTLWSIILVITALSIYLEQTYTVAAKISGAIIALVCALSLSNLGIIPIESTVYDTVWSYIVPLAIPLLLFQCNLLQIYKQSQRLIIIFLLSSVGTTVGAIVAYVLLHKYIPSLNSIAGAMTASYIGGGVNFVAVSTSLKIDPKLVSATIVSDNLLMVLYFLVLITMPSLKFFNKHFKREYTKEEESCISMENKKASISLKDLALSFAASIVIVTVSFKISDIILGDFNNSFALFIGNKYLILTTISVLCATVFSKFFESLSGTQELGTFLIYIFFVVIGIPASVTSIIKNSPLLLVFCLIIVVINMIVTLFFAKILGFSLEEAILVSNANIGGPTTAVAMAMSKGWKKYVAPIMLVGTLGYVIGNYVGLFIGYHLV comes from the coding sequence ATGATACTTGGAGATAATATTTGGACCTTATGGTCTATAATCCTCGTTATAACAGCGTTAAGTATTTATTTGGAACAAACATACACAGTAGCAGCAAAAATTAGTGGAGCTATTATTGCATTAGTTTGTGCTTTATCATTATCAAACTTAGGTATTATACCAATAGAATCTACAGTATACGATACTGTTTGGTCATACATAGTACCACTAGCTATACCATTACTTTTATTTCAATGTAATCTTTTACAAATATATAAGCAAAGTCAACGCCTTATTATAATATTTTTACTAAGTTCAGTAGGAACAACAGTTGGAGCAATTGTAGCATATGTATTACTACATAAATATATTCCTTCTCTTAATTCCATTGCTGGTGCAATGACTGCTTCATATATAGGTGGAGGAGTAAATTTCGTAGCAGTATCAACTAGTTTAAAAATAGATCCAAAACTAGTTTCTGCAACTATTGTAAGTGATAATCTATTAATGGTACTATACTTTTTAGTATTAATTACTATGCCTAGCTTAAAATTCTTTAATAAGCACTTTAAAAGAGAGTATACAAAAGAAGAAGAAAGTTGTATAAGTATGGAGAATAAAAAAGCTTCAATTAGCTTAAAGGACTTAGCATTATCTTTTGCTGCTAGTATAGTGATAGTTACAGTATCATTTAAAATTTCTGATATAATCTTAGGTGATTTTAATAATAGCTTTGCATTATTTATAGGTAATAAGTACCTAATACTTACAACAATTAGTGTCTTATGTGCAACAGTATTTTCAAAATTCTTTGAAAGCCTATCTGGTACACAAGAACTAGGAACATTTTTAATATATATATTCTTTGTTGTAATAGGTATTCCTGCATCAGTAACATCTATTATTAAAAATTCACCATTACTTCTAGTGTTCTGTTTGATAATAGTTGTAATAAACATGATAGTAACTTTATTCTTTGCTAAAATACTTGGATTTAGTTTAGAAGAAGCCATATTAGTTTCTAATGCTAATATTGGTGGACCTACTACAGCAGTTGCTATGGCAATGTCTAAAGGTTGGAAGAAATATGTAGCACCTATTATGTTAGTAGGAACTTTAGGGTATGTTATTGGAAACTATGTAGGATTATTCATAGGATATCATTTAGTGTAA